The Alphaproteobacteria bacterium LSUCC0719 genomic interval GCGTGAGTTCAGGTGGTTCGGCAAAGAAAAAAGGGCCGCCGAAGGCAGCCCTTTTTGAAACATCGAGAGGCAACGCCGATCAGGCTGCGGTTTCCTCGGTCATATCCTCGTCGGCAACCTGTACAGGGCCGGAATCCAGACCACGGGCATCCTCGTCACGATCGACAAGTTCAATCACCGCCATCGGCGCGGAATCGCCATAGCGGAACCCGGCCTTGAGAACCCGAGTGTAGCCGCCATTACGCTCCTGATAGCGCGGGCCGAGAACCTCGAACAGCTTGCGTGTCATCGCATCGTCGCGAAGCCGCGCATGTGCGAGGCGACGGGCGTGAAGATCGCCGCGCTTGCCAAGCGTGATCAGACGCTCAACCACTGGGCGAAGCTCCTTCGCCTTTGGCAGTGTCGTGACAATCTGCTCATGCTTGATCAGCGCCTGAGCCATGTTCCGGAACATCATCTGACGATGCTGCGATGTCCGGTTGAGCTTACGTCCTGAATAACGGTGACGCATATTAAAGTCTCCC includes:
- the rplQ gene encoding 50S ribosomal protein L17; the encoded protein is MRHRYSGRKLNRTSQHRQMMFRNMAQALIKHEQIVTTLPKAKELRPVVERLITLGKRGDLHARRLAHARLRDDAMTRKLFEVLGPRYQERNGGYTRVLKAGFRYGDSAPMAVIELVDRDEDARGLDSGPVQVADEDMTEETAA